A DNA window from Solanum lycopersicum chromosome 3, SLM_r2.1 contains the following coding sequences:
- the LOC104646351 gene encoding uncharacterized protein, translated as MGTTVAQHGRGNGQTGDRAHYYAFRGRSEAETSDVFITGNLLVCDCMASVLFDVGSTFSYVSSSFANGLNLFCVLLDMPIRVSTQWVDIDIGINVDVHVHVHANVVVDVSIDVNVDVDDHILFYQQVEVYVYVDVHVDVDIYVDVGIYVHVDVYVDIHIDIRVHVNTLVDVDVYIYVDVSVTVDIYIYADADVDINVHFDDHVHVQGNIYNDVHIDIEIHIVVNFDIDINVVADIDGDVNVDIDDDAYIDIDIDIEINPDVHTNIDVYVDIDIDVNIHSCVHIYVNIHYEIYVHIKVEVYIDIDVDIDLDIDIEAHVHNYVDTDFYVYIDVHIYVDVFIDVDIHTNFYVYVNVYFNHDVNVYI; from the exons atgggaactactgttgcgcaacatggtaggggcaacgggcagacaggtgatagggcccattattATGCTTTCCGTGGGAGATCTGAAGCTGAGACATCTGATGTtttcatcacaggtaatcttttggtttgtgattgcatggcttctgtattgtttgatgttggatccacattttcttatgtatcttcctcttTTGCTAATGGTCtgaatttattttgtgtattgcttgacatgcctattcgtgtttctacccagtgg GTAGACATTGACATTGGAATTaatgttgatgttcatgttcacGTTCACGCTAACGTTGTAGTTGATGTTTCTATTGATGTTAACGTTGATGTTGACgatcacattttattttaccaACAAGTTGAggtttatgtttatgttgatgttcacgttgatgttgacatttatGTGGATGTTGgcatttat GTTCACGTCgatgtttatgttgatattcACATTGACATTCGCGTTCACGTTAACACTCTTGTTGACGttgatgtttatatttatgttgatgtttctgTTACTGTGGACATTTATATCTATGCTGATGCTGATGTTGACATTAACGTTCACTTTGATGATCACGTTCAC GTTCAAGGTAACATTTACAATGACGTTCATATTGACATTGAAATTCATATTGTTGTCAATTTTGACATTGACATTAATGTTGTTGCTGATATTGACGGGGACGTAAATGTTGACATTGATGATGAC GCTTACATTGACATAGACATTGACATTGAAATTAATCCTGATGTTCACACTAACATTGACGTTtacgttgacattgacattgatgttaaCATTCACTCATGCGTTCACATATACGTTAACATtcattatgaaatttatgttcACATTAAGGTTGAAgtttacattgacattgatgttgacattgaccTTGATATTGACATTGAGGCTCACGTTCACAATTACGTTGACACTGACTTTTACGTTTATATTGACGTTCATATTTATGTAGATGTTTTCATTGACGTTGACATTCACACTAATTTTTACGTTTACGTTAATGTTTATTTTAACCATGATGTTAACGTTTACATTTAA